A part of Actinoallomurus bryophytorum genomic DNA contains:
- a CDS encoding cupin domain-containing protein has product MQKMSLDALAREHSNRAGSDTTGRSSSTVYGGHERVLRQTLIALAAGRSMAEHENPGEATVFVLRGRVRLAAKGDAWEGRSGDLIIVPDARHSVEAIEDSVILLTVAKTGS; this is encoded by the coding sequence ATGCAGAAGATGTCGCTGGACGCCCTGGCACGAGAGCACTCGAACCGGGCCGGATCCGACACGACAGGACGTAGCTCCAGCACCGTCTACGGGGGCCACGAGCGCGTACTGAGGCAGACCCTCATCGCGCTCGCCGCCGGCCGGTCGATGGCGGAGCACGAGAACCCCGGCGAGGCGACGGTGTTCGTCCTGCGGGGCCGGGTGCGCCTGGCCGCCAAGGGCGACGCGTGGGAGGGGCGTTCGGGCGACCTGATCATCGTCCCGGACGCGCGGCACAGCGTGGAGGCCATCGAGGACTCCGTCATCCTCCTGACGGTCGCCAAGACCGGATCCTGA
- a CDS encoding TetR/AcrR family transcriptional regulator, translating to MTQGTAEDAGPVSPLPERLLRAATHLFAENGYENTSVQEIVTAAGVTKGAMYHYFAAKDDLLYEIYHRLLALQAERLERLAGGTGTPEERLRAAAVDVIGTSCEHLDELTVFFRSMHLLPKDKRKAVRAERRRYHERFRSLVEEGQRSGAFRPDVPADLAVNFFFGGVHQLSTWWHPDGPMGPREVGEYYVGLFLNGLCPLEA from the coding sequence ATGACCCAGGGGACGGCGGAGGACGCCGGGCCGGTGAGCCCACTGCCGGAGCGGCTGCTCCGGGCGGCGACGCACCTGTTCGCCGAGAACGGTTATGAGAACACCTCGGTGCAGGAGATCGTCACGGCCGCCGGTGTCACCAAGGGGGCGATGTACCACTACTTCGCCGCCAAGGACGACCTGCTGTACGAGATCTACCACCGCCTGCTCGCACTGCAGGCCGAGCGGCTCGAACGGCTCGCGGGCGGTACGGGCACGCCGGAGGAACGGCTGCGCGCGGCGGCCGTCGACGTCATCGGCACGAGCTGCGAACACCTGGACGAGCTGACCGTCTTCTTCCGCTCGATGCACCTGCTGCCGAAGGACAAGCGCAAGGCCGTACGCGCCGAACGCCGCCGGTACCACGAGCGCTTCCGGTCCCTCGTGGAGGAGGGACAGCGGTCCGGGGCCTTCCGGCCGGACGTGCCGGCCGACCTGGCGGTGAACTTCTTCTTCGGTGGCGTGCACCAGCTGAGCACCTGGTGGCATCCGGACGGTCCGATGGGTCCGCGTGAGGTGGGCGAGTACTACGTCGGCCTGTTCCTCAACGGCCTCTGCCCTCTCGAGGCGTAA